From the Leptospira biflexa serovar Patoc strain 'Patoc 1 (Paris)' genome, one window contains:
- a CDS encoding AAA family ATPase, which translates to MIHGLILGKFYPPHKGHLHLIKEAKKKCDVLTVLMCSLEKELIPGNLRYEWMLELLPNPNIEIVWVKDENPQYPEEHPNFWQIWKQTINSHTNQQIDIVFTSELYGDQLASVLGCQHIPIDIDRKVVPISGTQIREKPIQFFEWIPEPIRPYFVKRIVLTGSESVGKTTLAKKLADHFQTNWIPEYARDYLEKKSTPMAESDFLPIAKGHLLSEVEAAKSSHGILFLDTDLLTTKVYLERYYQREIPWLTERALGLQYDTSLFLDIDIPWEKDKLRDLGEEREGMKTRFLEAMEEAKRDFFWVKGNFMERERLAIDYVNQIKEGPMNPVAFTKEQTLLRTIGSDPMA; encoded by the coding sequence ATGATCCATGGTCTCATCCTTGGAAAATTTTATCCACCACACAAAGGCCACCTCCATTTGATAAAGGAAGCCAAAAAAAAATGCGATGTATTAACAGTCCTTATGTGTTCATTAGAAAAGGAACTCATTCCAGGTAATCTTCGTTATGAATGGATGTTGGAACTTCTACCAAATCCAAATATAGAAATCGTTTGGGTCAAAGATGAAAATCCGCAATACCCAGAAGAACATCCAAATTTTTGGCAAATTTGGAAACAAACGATCAATTCCCATACCAATCAACAAATTGATATTGTATTCACTTCAGAACTCTATGGCGACCAATTAGCATCTGTTCTCGGGTGTCAACACATCCCCATTGACATTGATCGAAAAGTAGTCCCGATCTCTGGCACACAAATCAGAGAAAAACCCATTCAATTCTTTGAATGGATCCCAGAACCAATCCGACCCTATTTTGTAAAAAGGATTGTTCTCACAGGAAGTGAGTCTGTTGGCAAAACCACACTGGCCAAAAAACTCGCAGATCATTTTCAAACCAATTGGATTCCAGAATATGCGAGAGACTATTTAGAAAAAAAGTCAACACCAATGGCTGAATCCGATTTTTTACCAATCGCGAAAGGACACCTACTTTCCGAAGTGGAGGCCGCCAAATCTTCTCATGGAATTTTATTTTTAGACACAGACCTACTCACTACCAAGGTGTACTTAGAACGGTATTATCAAAGAGAAATCCCATGGCTCACCGAACGGGCGCTTGGTTTACAATATGATACTTCTTTATTTTTAGACATCGACATCCCTTGGGAAAAGGACAAATTACGAGACTTAGGTGAGGAACGTGAGGGAATGAAAACTCGATTTTTAGAAGCGATGGAAGAAGCAAAAAGAGATTTTTTTTGGGTCAAAGGTAATTTTATGGAAAGAGAGAGACTGGCAATCGACTATGTGAATCAAATCAAAGAGGGGCCCATGAACCCTGTGGCATTTACGAAAGAGCAGACTCTTTTACGTACGATTGGATCAGATCCGATGGCATAA
- a CDS encoding phenylacetate--CoA ligase family protein translates to MNKNLDVETTPLFQEEWETELNKMVQSPFAPKWNVRIGDRIGENEFQFVQTFQKQLLDAKKQGVYQTKASIVSFLETYRHLSTHFSESLNGLNLVNDFESIPQMTRDDLQSNITKIIPNNMDLSQMVINPTSGTTGKPILAPNHPKAIGCYVPLIEYSVKRFGVKPIHSPKSTFAIQLCYQEKTIEYATCHSLAGGAKFAKINIHRNSWKKESDLQMFLSECSPQILTGDPYAFESAMKMGIKYHPEAIHSTALELTPALRNKLSEYFQCPIINFYSLNETGPIAYSCPLDPEWMHLLPHDLYLEVISKDTRTSVPSGNVGEIVVTGGRNPYLPLLCYRTGDFGEIQYGPCLCGDHFPRLRLLSGRKPVYFQKTNGETVNPIDVARILRKNPYIFQFQVEQLSRDEWECRLSLEKTIWEDVTIWEKETISIQKELESLFGPRSQVKLSNNFPLDGKKKIAFINSYRNEETI, encoded by the coding sequence GTGAATAAAAACTTAGATGTCGAAACAACACCTCTTTTCCAAGAGGAATGGGAAACGGAACTAAACAAAATGGTCCAATCCCCATTCGCGCCCAAATGGAATGTAAGGATTGGAGACCGAATCGGAGAAAACGAATTCCAATTTGTCCAAACATTTCAAAAACAATTGTTAGATGCCAAAAAACAAGGCGTCTACCAAACAAAAGCTTCAATCGTATCGTTTTTGGAAACCTACAGGCACCTGTCGACACACTTTAGTGAAAGTTTGAATGGACTGAATCTAGTCAATGATTTTGAATCCATCCCTCAAATGACTCGTGACGACTTACAATCTAATATAACAAAAATCATCCCAAACAATATGGATTTATCCCAAATGGTGATCAATCCCACTTCTGGGACAACGGGAAAACCCATCCTTGCACCAAACCATCCCAAGGCGATTGGATGTTATGTGCCTCTCATAGAATATAGTGTGAAACGATTTGGAGTGAAACCCATCCATTCACCAAAATCCACTTTTGCCATCCAACTCTGTTACCAAGAAAAAACTATCGAATATGCAACTTGCCATAGTTTGGCTGGTGGAGCCAAATTTGCCAAAATCAACATCCATCGCAATTCTTGGAAAAAAGAATCAGACTTACAGATGTTTTTATCTGAGTGTTCCCCTCAAATTTTAACGGGGGACCCATACGCGTTTGAATCAGCAATGAAAATGGGAATCAAATACCACCCAGAAGCCATCCATTCCACTGCTCTGGAACTAACACCCGCACTACGAAATAAACTCAGCGAATACTTCCAATGCCCTATCATCAACTTTTATTCGTTAAACGAAACAGGACCCATTGCCTATTCTTGCCCTTTAGATCCAGAATGGATGCACCTTCTCCCGCATGATTTGTATCTGGAAGTAATCTCGAAAGATACTCGAACATCAGTCCCTTCTGGAAATGTCGGTGAGATTGTAGTGACGGGTGGAAGGAATCCGTATTTGCCTCTCCTTTGTTACAGAACAGGTGACTTTGGTGAGATCCAATATGGACCATGCCTCTGCGGAGACCACTTTCCACGTTTACGCCTGTTATCTGGCAGAAAGCCAGTGTACTTCCAAAAAACAAATGGTGAAACCGTGAATCCCATAGATGTCGCAAGGATACTCAGAAAAAATCCATACATCTTCCAATTCCAAGTGGAACAACTCTCGAGGGATGAATGGGAATGCCGCCTCTCTTTAGAAAAAACGATTTGGGAAGACGTAACAATCTGGGAAAAAGAAACAATATCCATCCAAAAGGAACTAGAGTCCCTTTTTGGACCTAGATCCCAAGTAAAGCTGTCTAACAACTTCCCGTTAGATGGCAAAAAAAAAATCGCGTTTATCAATTCCTATCGAAATGAGGAAACGATATGA
- the lmtA gene encoding lipid A Kdo2 1-phosphate O-methyltransferase yields the protein MALIEELNQQGNFLFRWRSYIPGVILFLSLLYLPYVPYFQGNYMSNLYWLTGAFVVSLAGLFVRCFTIGYTPKNTSGRNTKQQVADVVNQSGIYSLVRHPLYVGNFLMYLGPVFILRDFAFALVYIMFFYLYYERIIFAEEYFLRGKFKDAYLKWADKTPAFIPRLSGYARPNLDFSFRNIWKREYPSLFGIIVVFTVFDLIQIYYQEPNLRNVDITGIWKPFHTWFFGFGLVFYIVTRIIVKTTKLLEVEGR from the coding sequence ATGGCACTTATAGAAGAACTCAACCAACAAGGCAATTTTCTCTTCCGATGGCGCTCCTACATTCCAGGAGTCATTTTGTTCCTATCCTTACTGTATTTACCCTACGTTCCTTATTTCCAAGGGAACTATATGTCCAATTTGTATTGGCTTACTGGTGCATTTGTAGTTAGTTTAGCGGGACTTTTTGTCAGATGTTTCACCATCGGATACACTCCTAAAAATACTTCCGGTCGCAATACCAAACAACAAGTCGCTGACGTGGTCAACCAATCTGGGATTTATTCACTTGTTCGCCACCCTTTGTATGTGGGAAACTTTTTGATGTATCTCGGACCCGTATTCATATTACGTGATTTTGCTTTCGCATTGGTCTACATCATGTTCTTTTATCTATATTATGAAAGGATTATATTCGCAGAAGAGTATTTCCTTCGTGGTAAGTTCAAAGATGCCTATTTGAAGTGGGCAGACAAAACTCCTGCATTTATCCCACGTTTGTCGGGATATGCGAGACCAAATTTGGATTTTTCCTTTCGTAATATTTGGAAACGAGAATACCCAAGTTTATTTGGAATCATTGTTGTTTTCACCGTTTTTGATCTCATCCAAATTTATTACCAAGAACCAAACCTCCGCAATGTTGACATCACAGGGATTTGGAAACCGTTCCATACTTGGTTTTTTGGGTTTGGTTTGGTTTTTTATATTGTCACAAGGATCATCGTAAAGACCACCAAACTATTAGAAGTCGAAGGTCGTTAA
- the map gene encoding type I methionyl aminopeptidase gives MIYIKNKSEIEKMRKAGKFAAELLVYLEPFVKSGVSTLELNDIAEAYTKKNGHRSAPLGYKGFPKSICTSINQVVCHGIPKKEDVLADGDIVNLDVSPIVDGYIGDTSKTFIVGGKTTPEAEKLVFDTEKAMWIGIEQIKPGNRIDDIGNAIDDFLTPLGYGIVRDLMGHGVGRNFHEEPQVPHFRSPRKLAKIEPGMIFTVEPMVNLGTWEVNFDRSDKWTVRTKDGKLSAQFEHTILVTDKGYEILTKV, from the coding sequence GTGATCTATATCAAAAACAAATCAGAAATTGAAAAGATGAGAAAGGCGGGCAAATTTGCCGCCGAACTCCTCGTTTATCTGGAACCCTTTGTGAAATCTGGTGTTTCCACTTTGGAACTGAACGACATTGCAGAGGCCTATACCAAAAAAAACGGCCACCGCTCAGCCCCACTCGGTTACAAAGGATTCCCAAAATCCATTTGCACCTCCATCAACCAAGTGGTCTGCCATGGAATCCCGAAAAAAGAAGACGTGCTGGCAGATGGTGACATCGTCAATTTAGATGTCTCTCCCATTGTAGATGGTTACATTGGAGATACGTCCAAAACCTTCATCGTCGGTGGAAAAACCACTCCCGAAGCAGAAAAACTCGTCTTTGACACCGAAAAAGCCATGTGGATTGGGATTGAACAAATCAAACCGGGCAACCGCATCGATGATATCGGTAACGCCATTGATGATTTCCTAACCCCACTTGGGTATGGGATCGTCCGAGACCTAATGGGCCACGGCGTGGGTCGAAATTTCCATGAAGAACCACAAGTCCCCCATTTTCGTTCGCCACGGAAATTAGCCAAAATCGAACCAGGAATGATCTTTACCGTGGAACCAATGGTCAATTTGGGTACTTGGGAAGTCAATTTTGATCGTTCCGATAAATGGACGGTCCGCACCAAAGATGGAAAATTATCGGCTCAATTCGAACACACCATCCTTGTCACAGACAAAGGGTATGAAATTCTAACAAAAGTTTGA
- a CDS encoding vWA domain-containing protein, which yields MDFVKVWESKWNEALKLWSDYVKLTPAKFLFSEYEEKEEGLTASFAAIRLKDHRVLLSVKQIKSYQLEDYALEILGHEIGHHVYCPGDLADQAKLIYITNLAMPRLNHLTSMIVNIYEDLFINDHLKKQNHLRMEEVYQKLGKQKDPFWNFYMRTYELLWALPSSTLTEGSLCDQIQSDAALVSRMIRNFPNDWAKGMFDFASICFPYFFGENNQINSNSIKILMDTIDAGKGMTPPSGITEVEISSELFPMDGITGSKKALTPAEYSTICKSMGIEADISEITYRYYKDKALPYLVPFPERKTPGAKEEILEGNDLWDPGSPIEKINWMESTIKSPIIIPGYTTVEDVYGETTSNEIKVNPIDLDLFVDCSGSMPNPQNDLSYLTLAGAIIALSALKTGSSVRVTLWSGEKEFLVTDGFIKNEKEILKVLTGYFGGGTCFPLELLEDQYKVEPKRKRHILVISDDGIDTMFTQSYPRDPRAIVKNALEKANGGGSMVLQLYQPNKNPVVIELQQSGWEIYPIQTWTDLIKFSKDFVERNYVRNQALR from the coding sequence GTGGATTTTGTCAAGGTTTGGGAATCAAAATGGAATGAGGCACTCAAACTTTGGAGTGATTATGTAAAACTCACTCCGGCAAAATTTTTGTTCTCAGAATATGAAGAGAAAGAGGAAGGTTTGACCGCGTCCTTTGCAGCCATTCGTCTAAAAGACCACCGCGTCCTTTTATCCGTCAAACAAATCAAATCCTACCAACTCGAAGATTATGCGTTAGAGATTTTAGGCCATGAGATAGGCCACCATGTATATTGTCCTGGGGATTTGGCAGACCAAGCAAAATTGATTTATATTACAAATCTAGCGATGCCTAGATTAAACCACCTAACATCAATGATAGTCAATATCTACGAAGATTTGTTTATCAATGACCATCTTAAAAAACAGAACCATTTACGAATGGAAGAAGTATATCAAAAATTGGGCAAACAAAAAGATCCATTTTGGAATTTTTATATGAGAACCTATGAATTATTATGGGCTCTTCCTTCTTCCACACTCACCGAAGGTTCGTTATGTGACCAAATCCAATCTGATGCAGCTCTTGTTTCGCGGATGATTCGAAATTTTCCAAATGATTGGGCAAAAGGGATGTTTGATTTTGCAAGCATTTGTTTCCCCTATTTTTTTGGAGAAAATAACCAAATCAATTCCAACTCCATCAAAATCCTTATGGATACAATTGATGCAGGCAAAGGGATGACTCCACCATCTGGGATCACGGAAGTGGAAATCTCTTCTGAATTATTTCCAATGGATGGCATCACTGGTTCCAAAAAAGCACTCACACCAGCAGAATATTCCACCATCTGCAAAAGTATGGGAATCGAAGCAGACATCTCAGAAATCACTTATCGGTATTACAAAGACAAAGCATTGCCCTATCTTGTTCCTTTCCCTGAACGAAAGACTCCAGGCGCAAAAGAGGAAATTTTAGAAGGGAATGATTTATGGGACCCTGGATCACCAATTGAAAAAATCAATTGGATGGAATCGACAATCAAAAGTCCCATCATCATCCCAGGTTACACAACCGTAGAAGATGTGTATGGTGAAACTACTTCGAATGAAATCAAAGTAAATCCAATCGACTTAGACTTGTTTGTTGATTGTTCTGGCTCCATGCCAAATCCACAAAACGATTTATCCTATCTAACTTTAGCAGGGGCCATCATTGCTTTATCGGCATTAAAAACAGGAAGTTCTGTTCGAGTGACCTTATGGTCAGGAGAAAAAGAATTTTTAGTGACCGATGGTTTTATTAAAAATGAAAAAGAAATCTTAAAAGTGCTCACGGGTTACTTTGGTGGAGGGACATGTTTTCCTTTAGAACTTTTGGAAGATCAATACAAAGTTGAACCCAAACGAAAACGACACATACTTGTGATCTCCGATGATGGCATTGACACTATGTTCACTCAAAGCTATCCACGCGACCCGCGAGCCATCGTAAAAAATGCGTTAGAAAAGGCGAATGGTGGAGGATCGATGGTGTTACAACTCTACCAACCAAACAAAAATCCAGTGGTGATTGAATTACAACAATCAGGTTGGGAGATCTACCCCATCCAAACTTGGACTGACTTAATCAAATTTAGCAAAGATTTTGTGGAAAGGAATTATGTTAGAAATCAGGCATTACGTTAA
- a CDS encoding SpiroCoCo family coiled-coil protein — protein sequence MGLEVFLLPFLASVAVTIGLRRLDKSNTKLSQLKRYASKLTEEMQGVALQKIQMVKDAGIDLDILVKQSRKVAEDIQSLSSESRDLFEKIRASKDYLSSLSGEMEQIQDLSNQVRREKQYMEDGLSQINSHKRELREVSEDMESLHNESISMLDTFQNKLNLRSDEILQSVAQKMVELESLLETKSDFLDNSLSKIAETAREKLLTHADVMVNETAGRLDHARKEMDLLLESMKYAQGDLDVRLTKFEDTSSLLSDKVDKFDERLEEKYQRASSKVEEKVSLLEKKIQERFESIVEQVSHTKDSFMKGLNQETDAIKREIEDLSLETLSKRDDIINETRRQADGINQTIIQFQEKYLEAENKLLRQADIRKQELIREIEAFSEEFHRISEELREEANTLKKSALQELKEFDRELETVRSGQEMVIKSSLFELKKELEERMHSDFKIQKQDMESDLGSIQSQVKELNETITAQTKDVDEYVEELKSALRESAHEILETAEEKAKESEEIVTEKIRIANANLEQFVSKWEDELGKMRDDQNYSIEKLQDRLKEIHVEGADLLGEFQNQFQKAKTNLESVAETKTKESISRLEDEAKLARSEVERILKHLEESGESFFNLQEEKMDRLNETIDSKISHQLTKLLDKGNVQLGQLEEKISNHLNTVRRNLEESIKRSKDESKKQIETYQRDYEKSFKEIAKESQDFLKDSLNRFHDLKFEIQNGLESLNETKEETLSGFQNELESLKEEILTLSSELETVKEHSDLFASAKQIADESNRAVEEISEALRSLEKGKPDLELVQSAISEFSEMRSQIANELEALKEAQFQSEDIDKQIQILASNLVHVSETMEGFEQSLTEVTSIESRVSNLTKEQAKIESFLASLQESQDSVFHLVENLEGQKHNARELQARLDILDREIDVVEAREKELTETIRQAENRTSFLVEREAQIDSVERKFDKIEELLGDLSDRHRQILTLQKRLEDLKDSTRDTKDDLESLLGEADETFEKLSQFLDIVQGAMQNPSATPKTDRKNSGNPLVERKRATIQSLHDNYQWSSEAISEKLNIEKSLVDTILGVRKK from the coding sequence ATGGGATTAGAAGTCTTTTTATTGCCTTTTTTGGCGAGTGTAGCCGTGACCATCGGACTCCGTCGTTTGGACAAATCCAATACCAAACTGTCCCAATTGAAACGATATGCCTCCAAACTCACGGAAGAAATGCAAGGTGTCGCCCTGCAAAAGATCCAAATGGTAAAAGATGCAGGGATTGATCTCGACATCCTTGTCAAACAATCGCGTAAAGTAGCAGAAGACATCCAATCTTTAAGTTCTGAATCCAGAGACCTCTTTGAAAAAATCAGAGCCAGCAAAGATTACCTCTCTTCTCTCTCAGGAGAAATGGAACAAATCCAAGATTTGAGTAACCAAGTCCGCCGTGAAAAACAATACATGGAAGATGGACTTTCTCAGATCAATTCCCACAAACGTGAGTTACGCGAAGTATCCGAAGACATGGAATCACTCCATAATGAATCCATTTCGATGCTCGATACCTTCCAAAACAAATTGAACTTACGAAGTGATGAAATTTTGCAATCCGTTGCCCAAAAGATGGTGGAACTCGAAAGCCTACTCGAAACCAAATCTGATTTCCTAGACAATTCCCTTTCCAAAATTGCAGAAACCGCCAGAGAAAAATTATTAACCCATGCGGATGTGATGGTGAACGAAACAGCGGGCCGACTCGATCACGCAAGAAAAGAAATGGATTTACTTCTCGAATCCATGAAGTACGCTCAAGGGGATTTGGATGTCCGCCTAACAAAGTTTGAAGACACCTCTTCCCTTCTCTCCGATAAAGTAGACAAGTTTGACGAAAGGTTGGAAGAAAAATACCAAAGGGCTTCTTCCAAAGTGGAAGAAAAAGTTTCCTTACTTGAGAAAAAAATCCAAGAACGATTTGAATCCATCGTGGAACAAGTGAGCCACACCAAAGATTCCTTTATGAAGGGTCTGAACCAAGAAACAGACGCGATCAAACGAGAAATTGAAGACCTCTCTTTGGAAACACTTTCCAAACGGGATGACATCATCAATGAAACGAGAAGGCAAGCGGATGGCATCAACCAAACCATCATCCAATTCCAAGAAAAATACCTAGAAGCAGAAAACAAACTGCTCCGCCAAGCCGACATCCGCAAACAAGAACTCATTCGTGAAATCGAAGCCTTCTCAGAAGAATTCCACCGTATCTCTGAGGAACTGAGGGAAGAAGCAAACACTCTAAAAAAGAGCGCCTTACAAGAGTTAAAGGAATTTGACCGAGAACTCGAAACGGTTCGTTCTGGCCAAGAAATGGTCATCAAATCTTCTCTTTTTGAACTGAAAAAAGAATTAGAAGAGAGAATGCATTCGGATTTCAAAATCCAAAAACAGGATATGGAATCAGACTTAGGTTCCATCCAGTCCCAAGTGAAGGAACTAAACGAAACCATCACGGCGCAAACCAAAGATGTGGATGAATACGTAGAAGAATTGAAGTCAGCGCTTCGGGAATCCGCTCACGAAATTTTAGAAACTGCAGAAGAAAAAGCCAAAGAATCGGAAGAAATTGTCACAGAAAAGATCCGCATCGCCAATGCGAACTTGGAACAATTTGTGAGCAAATGGGAAGACGAACTGGGCAAAATGCGAGACGACCAAAACTATAGCATCGAAAAACTCCAAGACCGTCTCAAAGAAATCCATGTGGAAGGCGCTGACCTTCTCGGTGAATTCCAAAACCAATTCCAAAAAGCAAAAACCAATTTGGAATCAGTTGCCGAAACCAAAACAAAAGAGAGTATCTCTCGATTGGAAGACGAAGCAAAACTGGCACGCAGTGAAGTCGAACGGATCCTCAAACACTTGGAAGAATCGGGTGAATCTTTCTTTAACCTACAAGAAGAGAAAATGGACAGACTCAATGAAACCATTGATTCGAAAATCTCTCACCAGTTGACCAAACTTCTCGACAAAGGGAATGTCCAACTTGGTCAATTAGAAGAAAAAATCTCAAACCACCTAAATACGGTTCGTCGCAACTTAGAAGAAAGTATCAAACGTTCCAAAGACGAATCCAAAAAACAAATTGAAACCTACCAAAGGGATTATGAAAAATCCTTCAAAGAAATCGCAAAAGAAAGCCAAGATTTCCTAAAAGACAGTTTGAACCGTTTCCATGATCTCAAATTTGAAATCCAAAATGGTTTGGAGTCACTGAACGAAACCAAAGAAGAAACTTTATCTGGTTTTCAAAATGAGTTAGAATCACTCAAAGAAGAAATCCTAACACTTTCGAGTGAACTGGAAACTGTGAAGGAACACTCTGACCTATTTGCATCCGCCAAACAGATTGCAGACGAATCAAACAGAGCAGTCGAAGAAATATCGGAAGCACTCCGATCCTTGGAAAAAGGAAAACCTGATTTGGAACTTGTCCAATCGGCAATTTCTGAGTTCAGTGAAATGCGTTCGCAAATTGCAAATGAATTGGAAGCGTTAAAAGAAGCGCAGTTCCAATCAGAAGACATTGACAAACAAATCCAAATCCTTGCCTCAAACCTAGTCCATGTTTCGGAAACCATGGAAGGATTTGAACAAAGCCTAACAGAAGTAACTTCTATCGAATCACGAGTTTCCAACCTTACGAAAGAACAGGCAAAAATTGAATCCTTTTTGGCTTCCCTCCAAGAATCCCAAGATTCCGTTTTCCATTTGGTGGAAAACCTAGAAGGCCAAAAACACAATGCACGGGAACTGCAAGCCCGCCTCGACATCCTCGATCGTGAAATCGATGTGGTAGAAGCAAGAGAGAAGGAACTCACAGAAACCATCCGCCAAGCAGAAAACCGCACTTCCTTCCTCGTAGAACGCGAAGCACAAATTGATTCTGTCGAACGTAAGTTTGACAAAATTGAAGAACTCCTCGGCGACCTTTCCGACCGCCATCGCCAAATCCTCACTCTGCAAAAACGTTTGGAAGACCTCAAAGATTCCACTCGGGACACAAAGGACGATTTGGAATCCCTCCTCGGCGAAGCAGACGAAACCTTCGAAAAACTCTCTCAATTTTTGGACATTGTCCAGGGCGCGATGCAAAATCCTTCAGCAACACCCAAAACAGACCGCAAAAATTCGGGAAATCCCTTGGTCGAGCGAAAAAGAGCCACCATCCAGAGCCTCCATGACAACTACCAGTGGTCTTCTGAGGCAATTAGCGAAAAATTAAATATTGAAAAATCCCTCGTGGATACCATCCTCGGAGTTAGAAAGAAATAA
- a CDS encoding 1-acyl-sn-glycerol-3-phosphate acyltransferase, whose translation MSIKSFIPAKFNLPALWFTDLTLPLLNKLIHNIDSIEISKNDEKTLKSFQKERLLYISNHPTTKEPGIAYHVANMMGSRFHYMAAREVFEWGYGFVGDFIQSIGAYSVLAGAPDRESLKASRTILANPEGKLALFPEGEPTSGMNDTLLPFQPGVAQLGIWGLEDAQKKDPNATIWVLPTFIKYRMTSSMLSMQKDMDQSLTRMEERLGISKTGKDIVHRFLSVGKRMMEREEKEYGVPVPENRADDFDYRLGRMRHAMLDNIARKANIPKWDGDANAIEKLRRILSVLEMVSVGIPDPNGELPSLEMARWARNAATKAYDFISIQTAYIKELPSPERLYEFLYRYENEIFGETKQRPQKAIVRLGEPFKINDYLGSYKEDKKKTLDTMTERLRKELESMLVDEKSKSNALFPSQYIF comes from the coding sequence ATGTCAATCAAATCCTTTATTCCTGCAAAGTTCAATCTCCCTGCTCTTTGGTTTACAGATCTGACACTGCCTCTCCTCAATAAATTGATCCATAATATCGATTCGATTGAAATCTCTAAAAATGACGAAAAAACATTAAAATCCTTTCAAAAAGAACGTCTGCTCTATATTTCCAATCATCCAACAACCAAAGAACCTGGGATTGCCTACCATGTGGCAAACATGATGGGTTCACGTTTTCATTATATGGCAGCACGAGAGGTTTTTGAATGGGGGTATGGATTTGTAGGAGACTTCATCCAGTCTATTGGCGCTTATTCAGTGTTAGCAGGTGCTCCTGATAGAGAGTCTCTCAAAGCTTCTCGTACAATCTTAGCAAACCCAGAAGGGAAACTTGCTCTCTTCCCCGAGGGAGAACCAACCAGTGGGATGAATGATACCCTCCTTCCCTTCCAACCAGGTGTGGCCCAACTTGGGATTTGGGGATTGGAAGATGCTCAAAAAAAAGATCCAAATGCCACGATCTGGGTTTTGCCAACCTTTATCAAATACCGGATGACAAGTTCCATGTTGTCTATGCAAAAAGACATGGACCAAAGCCTAACAAGAATGGAAGAACGACTCGGAATTTCCAAAACAGGAAAAGACATCGTACATCGATTTTTATCTGTTGGGAAACGTATGATGGAACGAGAAGAAAAAGAATATGGTGTCCCTGTTCCTGAAAACAGGGCCGATGATTTTGATTACCGTTTGGGTCGGATGCGCCATGCGATGTTAGATAATATTGCAAGAAAAGCAAACATCCCCAAATGGGACGGCGATGCCAATGCCATCGAAAAACTGCGAAGGATACTCAGTGTACTCGAAATGGTTTCGGTTGGAATTCCTGATCCCAATGGAGAACTACCAAGTTTGGAAATGGCAAGGTGGGCAAGAAATGCTGCCACAAAGGCGTATGATTTTATCTCCATCCAAACTGCCTACATCAAAGAACTACCAAGCCCCGAACGATTGTATGAATTTTTATATCGGTATGAAAATGAAATCTTCGGAGAAACCAAACAAAGACCTCAAAAAGCCATTGTTAGGCTTGGAGAACCATTTAAGATCAATGACTATCTTGGTTCGTATAAGGAAGATAAAAAGAAAACGCTTGATACAATGACAGAACGTCTAAGAAAAGAATTAGAATCGATGCTTGTGGATGAAAAATCTAAATCCAATGCACTTTTCCCGAGCCAATATATTTTCTAA
- a CDS encoding rubrerythrin, which produces MGTPTLTSNDSIPQVLKAIVANQTNHALWLNTLSLLEHIGSRKILLTQSNEETSEMILRHATEEARHALFFKKAARTIQPEFRSGYQNSSLVRGTAARIYFAKLDTLVRKNLRSVFPEEKTFTYLAYLYTTTVIEKRAMVIYNAYDEILDKSDSPIRLTNLILEEEGHLSEMSAEMFRLDPNANERLAHLEAEEAKIFARFWRQIGEFSLN; this is translated from the coding sequence ATGGGCACTCCGACTCTCACTTCGAATGATTCTATCCCACAAGTTTTAAAAGCAATCGTTGCAAACCAAACAAACCATGCCCTTTGGCTAAATACCCTCTCCTTACTCGAACACATTGGTTCCAGGAAAATCCTTCTCACCCAATCGAACGAAGAAACTTCAGAAATGATTTTACGCCATGCCACTGAAGAAGCAAGACATGCCCTCTTTTTTAAAAAAGCAGCACGAACCATCCAACCTGAGTTTCGATCAGGGTACCAAAATTCCTCTCTGGTACGTGGGACGGCCGCAAGAATTTATTTCGCAAAACTCGACACCTTAGTCCGAAAGAACCTTCGATCCGTTTTCCCAGAGGAAAAAACCTTCACCTACCTTGCCTATCTGTACACAACCACTGTCATCGAAAAAAGAGCCATGGTCATTTACAATGCGTACGATGAAATTTTGGACAAATCCGACTCCCCCATCCGCCTAACCAACCTCATCCTAGAAGAAGAAGGCCATTTGTCGGAGATGAGTGCCGAAATGTTCCGCCTGGATCCAAATGCAAACGAGAGACTGGCCCATTTGGAAGCGGAAGAAGCCAAAATTTTCGCCCGTTTTTGGCGCCAAATCGGTGAATTCTCGCTAAATTAA